In Carya illinoinensis cultivar Pawnee chromosome 16, C.illinoinensisPawnee_v1, whole genome shotgun sequence, a single window of DNA contains:
- the LOC122299871 gene encoding ethylene-responsive transcription factor RAP2-6-like translates to MDSLEISGFPYEPEKYSCKNHAPTPLETEKIHGQEEKGSMKLPKRGNSNGKRYLGVRQRPSGRWVAEIKDSSQKLRLWLGTFDSAEEAALAFDKAAKLLRGRNAKTNFPCNGIVGTYEESCSLLGKNPRLFRLLQHAIMKNHARSSSLYPPFISLENQNIPGDKVLDSSYFDALVEETIVCSSSSTSESGSSSDFDHDRNKLSQLSFGSSKVYSSVFVAPSFSASLGQAGEHQKDFQEA, encoded by the coding sequence ATGGACAGCCTAGAGATATCAGGCTTTCCATATGAACCTGAGAAGTATTCATGCAAAAATCATGCCCCAACACCTCTGGAAACAGAAAAAATCCATGGACAGGAAGAAAAGGGAAGCATGAAGCTCCCAAAGAGGGGGAACAGCAACGGGAAAAGGTATTTAGGGGTGAGACAAAGGCCCTCGGGAAGATGGGTTGCTGAAATCAAGGACTCCTCGCAGAAGCTGAGGCTGTGGTTAGGAACTTTTGACAGTGCAGAAGAGGCTGCCTTGGCTTTCGACAAAGCCGCCAAGCTTCTAAGAGGAAGAAATGCAAAGACAAACTTCCCATGTAATGGAATCGTGGGCACATATGAAGAAAGTTGCAGCTTACTGGGAAAGAATCCAAGGCTCTTTCGGCTTCTCCAGCATGCAATCATGAAGAACCATGCAAGATCCTCGTCTCTTTACCCCCCGTTCATTTCATTGGAAAATCAGAATATTCCTGGAGATAAAGTCCTTGATTCAAGTTATTTTGATGCGCTTGTTGAAGAAACTATAGTCTGTTCATCATCTAGCACCTCTGAATCCGGAAGCTCATCTGATTTCGATCACGACAGAAACAAGCTTTCTCAGCTTTCATTCGGTAGTTCCAAGGTCTATTCATCTGTGTTTGTAGCTCCTTCTTTCAGTGCTTCTCTAGGGCAAGCAGGAGAACATCAAAAAGATTTCCAAGAGGCTTAG